tatcaGACTTACCgaggggatcacttcgtaagttatagaagcatctaaccactatgctgtatacctgaaactgacataatattgaatgtcaactgtaattgaaaaaataaaaattttaagtatttgtgGAAAGTTCTATTTGTAATATACTCATCtgtacaaaatagaaaagaatatatacaacaaagttagaggactcacacttcccaattttaaaacttactacaaatcAAGACGGTGCGGCACTAACATATGgataaacatatagatcaatggaagagaattgagtccagaaataaatactCACATTTAGGGTCAAGTGATTTAGACACAAGTGTCAAGATAATTCAATGAAGGAAggacagtctttttaacaaatgtacTGGGACAACTGGACATCCCTGTGTGAAAGAATAAGAATTTGGACACCTATCTCATGTCATgtactaactcaaaatggatcaaagacctagaTGTCTAAGAGGTAAAACTatgaaattcttagaagaaaacaggcatgAATCTTCATAACCTTGGATTAGgacatggtttcttttttttttgtttttcttttttttaggacatggtttcttaaatatgataacaaaaactcagcaacaaaagaaaaaatagataagttggatatcatcaaaatgtaaaacttttgtgctttaaagaacatcaagaaagtgaagacagcccaaatagaagaaaacttgtacaaatcatgtatttgataagacttgtatctagaatatataaagaactattttataattttaacaaaaagacaaataatccaatttttttaaatgggcaaaggctatgaagagacatttctccaatgatgATACacaatagccaataagcacaggaaaaataCTCAACATTCCCCagagggaaatgcacatcaaaaccgcaagatatcacttcacatcccctagggtggctagaataaaaaaagacagatcaGCTGGCAAGGATGTGGCTATACTAGAACCCTCATACATGCTGGTGGGACCAGGTCAACAAATTTGTCAAATCATCTGGTAGTGGTTCCCTCTAAAGTTTTCCTTAGGATAGCTGGAGTTCCTACAGACATGCAGTTTAATCCGGCAAAGCAAATGATTAGGGGCCTTGGGGCCAAAATGATCTCAAACTATTATGGGTAAAACCTGAATAGTTGGCATGGAGCCAGGGCCACTTTTGGTAAGCAGACTGGCACTGCAGCATGAAATGAATGTCAGGTTAAGGCTTTAAATGCTGAAGCTCATCAGACCTCAGTAAAGATATAGGTTGATACACACAGCAAGACAGGAATCAAAAAAGTGAGAACACATTATCACTGAACtctgaaaataaatagaagtaaaaaaCATCAATTCCGTATATAAGCGTGGCTGGCAGTGAACATGCAAGCGGGAGTGGGAAGGGTCTGTCACCTCAACTCCCCAGATCCCACTCCCTACGGATGCTACCTACACAGCAATGAGTAGAAAGCCTGCGTGGTGAGTTCTGAAGATTAGGATGTGAGCCCAGGTAAAGCTACTGCAGCTACAGATCTTGACGCTACCATAGTAGTAAATAGTCTAATAAGAGTTTTGAAGGTTAAAGTGAAAAATGGTTCCACATGAAGAGTTCACAGGGGTCAGCTGGTCCTGAGAGACCGCAAGCACCACATTCAGCTATACTCATAGGTTCCATTCGCAGTGATGTCCTTTTATCAATCCCTTTACCTTTCATCTTTGCTATCACACTCCCCCAAAACCCAAAGACTCTGCTTTCCTGGAAGCTGACCAGTGGGTTTGGGAATAAAGCCTCCCTGTTTGCAGGTCTGCACCCTTCATGGCTGGAGCTCTGATGGTAGCTGACTTCGTGTCTCCTCTACCTTTCATTCCTGATTAATAAAACCATTCTTGCAAACGCTTTTGCTTTGGTCCATCCATCTTGTACAGGTCCAAGAATTTCACCTCTAGCCACATAATACCAATACCCAGGGCCATCCCTTCTTTTTACATGATTTCAGTTCCAAAAGCCAACAAAGCAGAACCGGGGTCCTATTCTATTAGTTTTAGCTGCGGTATGCAGTGGCTTTATCCTGCTTTAAACACTCGTTTTTCCAAAGTAAATGCTTTAGGCCGCAGAGGACACTCAGCTAAGAACATCAAGGGGGATACCAACAGCCAAAGGTTGGTTTGAACACCTACCCAACTAAGATCCAACTATGAGTTTTTAAACAGTAGCAACTTTAATACACAATACTGGAACTGGAATTAGTGGCTCCTGGCAGGACCCTTGTCCTTGCCAAAAAATTCCCATCAAAAGATTTTAAGTGTATTCACTCCAATCACAGGGTCTCAGAAAAGCCCTCTGCAGAGCTGGAGGGGGAATTTGCATGCCTGCTGCCATCCCTGGATGTGGCAGCAGCTTCTCAGGCTCCCTTCTCCAGAATCATATCCAGATTCCCCACTGAGGGCACTTGCTTTGCCTACCATCATACCACACacaaaagttaattaaaaatgaatcagACATAAATGCAGGCACTAaacaataaaacttctaaaagaagacacaggagaaaatctttctGAGCTTCGTGTCAGCAAACACTCCTATAAAGGATCCAGAACGCattaaccataaaagaaaatgattaaaattaaaacctcTTTTTCTAAAGacattggttaaaaaataaacaggcaaacTATGAAATGGGGAGTAAATATCTGCCACACACATCCGACAAATGCTCGCTATTattaatcttaagaaaaaaagattaaaaccacaatgagataacagtACATCCCCACTAGAATTGCTAAAATTAACAAGACTCACCAAATCAAATATACAGGGATTTCCAACAATCAGAACTCTAATACTCTGCTgaaagaatgcaaaatggtacaaccactttagaaacaGGCCTGACAAACATTAGGACCCAGAAAATCCATTTCTAAATATCTACCTGaggttaaatgaaaacaaaagacttGTACAGATATGTTCACAACAGTTTATTCACATGGCTTTAAACAATGgaaatccaaatatccatcagcaGGAGTTAAGATAAACACTGGTTGGTTTCCTGAAGGGTTTTCTTCCCTGGGGTAGTACTCCAGTTGTATTTGAAACCAGAGGTGCCTTTTTGGTAAAGTGGAATAGAGGATAGTAGTAAGAAAGGGAAATAGAACAGGAGAAATAGCAagacccattctttttttttttttaattacatgtttttaaaagttgttgtaaaatatacataatataaaatttactatttgctattcccccccttcttccacctttccccacccccacactggtTCAAGCCGtagtttttcagtctagttgtgtaggatacagctccctggcccatgctggtattaggagcctgcGCTCCCCCGCTGAGGCAGTTGGTGGCCGGTCGCCAGTCGGTGGCTCACAGCAGTTCACAGCAGcgcagctccagggagagctgttgttcacaatcttagctgtagaggtggcagctcactggcccatgtgggaattgaaccggcgacctcggcattaggatcATGGCGCTCCAagcacctgagccaccgggccagcccccccccttttttttaaattcactggTGTTTTTGATCATTCCtcgtatatacccagaagtggaattgctggatcatgtggtaattctatttttaactttttgaggaaccactatactgttttctacagcagctacagttttacattcccagcaatAGTACAGAAggattgttatggactgaattgtgccacccccaacccctgccccaaTTCATATGCTGGAGCCCTAGCCCATACGGTGACTATATTTGGAAACAGGACCTTTAagaaggtaattaaggttaaaaataaaaaataaaaatattaacaggaCTGGTATGAGAGGAAGAGATATCAGAAATGCATGTACAGAGAAAacgccatgtgaggacacagcaagaagacggcCTTCTGCAAGCTAAGAGAGGCCTCATCAAAAACCAACCctgaggccggcccggtggctcaggcggttagagctccatgctcataactccgaaggctgctggttcgattcccacataggccagtgggctctcaaccacaaggttgccagttcaattcctcgagtcccgcaagggcactggtgggcagcgccccctgcaactaaaattgaacatgcaccttgagctgagctgcctcctggatggctcagttggttggagagtgcgtcctctcaaccataaggttgccagttcgactcccgcaagggatggtgggctgcgccccctgcaactagaaacggcaactggacctgaagctgagctgcgccctccacaactaagactgaaaggacaacttgacttggaaaaagtcctggaagtacacactgttccccaataaagtcctgttccccttccccaataaaaatcttttaaaaaaaaacccaaccctgatagctccttgatcttggacttcagcctccagactgtgagaaaataaaattttgttgttttcagccagtctgtagtattttgttatggcagctctagcagaATAATGtaagttccaatttctccacatcctcaccaacctgCTACTTGTTTGTTTTGGATAAtaaccatcctaacaggtgtcctaacaggtgtgaagtggcatctcattgtggttttgatttgcatcttcCTAATCATTGATGATACTGAGGATTTTTTCACgtatttattggtcatttgtgttcttctttggagaaatgtctactcaagtcctttgcccatgtttaaatcaggttttgttgttgttgaggagtttcctatatattctggatgttaagcctttatcagatatatgatttgcaaatattttctcccattctgtgggttgcctttttaccCTATTGACAGTGTTCTCTGACgcagaaaagttttaattttaatgaagtccagtttgtctactttttcttttgttaactgTGCCTTTGGTGCcattcaagaaatcattgctaaatCCAGTGCACGAAGCCTTCCCGAtttcttgtaagagttttatagtttcagctcttacatttagaaGCAAGATCCATTCTTAAGAGCATTTGTTAAGTTTTGCAcaattgattcatttaaaaatatacatgccCACATTCTCCCTGGAATGTTTCCATGTACCCCCAGATCGAAGACTGTAGTTTGAAGAAACTACCCTTCCCTTGATCTATCACTTCACTCCTTTTTTGCCTCCTACCACTCTGCTGAGGCTTCCTTTTTGTTTGTAAAGATACTCAAGTCTTTCTcatgcaaaacacacacacaaacaaaacctttaaatattaaataaacaaatgaatgtctGCCAAATAAATACTGCTAATCTCCCAAGGCTCTATACTGTTCCCCAGCACTGTTCTGGACCCACAATTCATCCCTGTGTGTCtggactgaatgtctgtgccCCTCCCAAATTTAtagccctaatccccagtgtgatggtatttggaggtgaggcctttgggaggtaattaggtcatgagagtagagccctcatgaatgggattagtgcccttataagagacaaaagagaaatgaTTTCTCGCTCCACCAAGGTGATGATACAGCAAGAAGGCAACTGTTGCAAACCTAAAGGATCCTGACCAGGAACCAAATCAGCTGGCACCTTGACTTTGAATTtccctgcctccagaactgtcagaaataaatttctactcTTTAAGCCACCCCATCTAcgttattttgttatagcagcccaagctgagaCAATCTCATCCATTCCCAATTTAACCAGCATATCTACCATCTCTATGATAATTTCCACAGCTCCATCTCCTGCCTAGACTTCTCCTGTAAAGTCCAAATCCCTGCCAGAAATTACCACTTGGCTATCCCACAGGAATCTCAAACTCGTGTACTAATTTGTATTTCGACTTTATTACTATAGGGAGACACTTCAATACTTCATTAGAGCTGCTTTTTCTTATGAACAGAAATTTCCCAGGCTTTAAATATTCTTTCCGCCCACCCCAGTTTGATGTAGATTTggggcttcttttttttttttcaattacagtcgacattccatattgtttcatattagtttcaggtgtacagcacagtggttagacatttatataatttacaaagtgatttgccCCCTCCCATTaacctagtacccacctggcactgtacatagttattacaatattactgactttaaatatctttatatcCTGGTCCATTATACCAGCAAATTACAGTCGGGTTCTTAGTTAAGAGTGAGCTTTGTAAGGCAGTACGATGTGATGGTGAAGGATTAATAGTGTACTCTCTGGACATATTCTACTTGGGTTCAGAGCTAGACTGCTTGGAGGCAAACTGTGGCTCTGCCAAACTGGGCCTTAAGCAACTTATTTAACTTAATACCTCAGTTTACTTATCAGTAAAATCAGGATAAAGACAATGTCTACTTCATATAATTATCAGGATAAAATGACAATGTACATTcgttagaacagtgcctggtaaataaaacgctcaataaatgttatctattattattttaagggtTATTTCAAAAATCATTGGGATTTGGAATGCATTCCCATTGGTGCAGTCTGATTTGTCTAAATGATTAACATTAAAATTTGATTTGCCATTTAGATTATATggcaaacattttccaaaaaCTAAGTTAAATCTGCAGCTCCAAGGTTTTGACAAATACGTAAAGCacatatgcaatatatattaTGACAGAAAATATATCCTTTACAGCCATTTATGATAGAAATGTTcaaatgttaacttaaaaatgCGCAAGGTggtaagtttttcaaaattttaggggagaaaattttaattcttttaggtGGTCCAAGAGTATAAAGCGTTTCAAGACCCTTGGCCTAGAGCCTGTGTTTTAGAGTAAGACTGCCTGGGTATGATTACTATAAGgagtaaatgagatcatgcacAAGAAGCAATTACTTTCATAGTAAAATTActcgtaatagccaaaaactggaaacaatcgaaatatccatcaacagttagatgaataaacaaaatgtgatatactcataaaaaggaatacaacatggatgaacctcaaaaacattacaagtgaaagcagacacaaaagactaccaattatataattccaactatatgaaatttctagaaaacataaaactacaaagccagaaagcagatcagtggatACAAGGACATGCAGTCAAAGCGGGAAATGGGGATTAACAACAAACAGGAACTCGGTAATTTTTTGAGGTGTTGGAAACTCTAAAGCTGAATACTGGTGATGATGCATCCAACTGAATACTTGcaatgagtgaattttatgatatgtaaattatgcttccaaaaaaagttttgaaaaattttaaagcaacaatGTATTAAATGTTATTACTactggggtggccggatggctcagttggttagagcacaagctctcaacaacaatgtagctggttcaattcccgtataggatggtgggctgcgccctctacaactaaagactgaaaatggcgactggacttggagctgagctgcgccctctacaactagattgaaggacaacgacttggagctgatgggcctggaaaaacacattgttccccaatattccccaataaaaaaaaaatttttttttaaaaatgttattactaCTGCTACTATGCTCAGGTATCTAAAATCATAATAACATTAAGCTAGAAAGGACCTTCCTGGATATGTCTattccaggggtgtccaaacttttttcaacgttttttaccaagggccatatgcggtaaaatacacaaacagccgggcccctcactcgaggtgaagtacgtattgcctcacctcatttatttaagtaaactaaatatatttttggaatttgctgcgggccaataaaaaatggattgcgggccaataaaaaatggattgcgggccgcagtttggacacccctggtctattCCTAATCTCGAAAACGAGAGTAATAAAGGCAAGCTGAGCGCTGTTACAGTTAAGCATTTTACATGGgttctctcatttaatcatcacaagtCCTCCATGGAGTAAATTCTGTTACTACCTCCACTTTACAGacgatgaaactgaggctcaactAGGTTGAGAGACTTGCCCCAAAACAATATAACTAATACGAGTTAAAGCCAATATGCAAACTCAAGAccatctgattccaaagccaatGCTCTTagaaaaacccatcctaaaattcGTATGGAACTCCAGAGGAttccaaatagccaaaataatcttgagaaagacCATAGTAGTGGAGAACTCACACTTCcccatttcaaaacttactacaaagctacagtaatcaagtgTGGTATTCATAAAAAGACAGACGTACAGAACAATGGCATagacaacccagaaataaacctctaCATATATGGTCAAGTGACTTTCATCAAGGGTGCAAAGACTATTCTAcggggaaaagacagtcttttcaacaaattggcATAGagaaactgaatatccacatgtaaaagaatgaagtgggACCCTTCCTTAACACTatacaaaaattatctcaaaatggatcaaagacctaaacatgagataaaattcttagaaaacagAGGGAAAGCGTCAtgcattggatttggcaataatCTCTTGAATGACACCAAAGTAcagtcaacaaaagaaaaaacagacaaactggacctcatcaaaattaaaactttttctgcatcaaaggACCTATTAACAGagaaaaaggcaacccacagaatgggagacaacatttgcaaatcatatatctgacaagggctTAATCTCcataatatacaaaaaaatcctaaactcaacaaaacctgatttaaaaatgggcaaagaaattgaacatctttccaaagaagggtatacagatggctaataagcacatgaaaagatgctcaccatcatcatcatcgttagCAAATGCGaatcaaaatgagataccactttatacccattagaatggctattgtgaaatacaaaacaaaactggttGGTGAGGAACTCTGTGTATTGCTGGTAGGCATGTAAAATGGTAGAGCCACTGAGGAAAACAATAAGGTGAGTCggtaaatgggtgaattgtatggtgtgCAAATCTctacaaaactttttttaaaaaaggtaacagTGCTGGCTAACATTTAGTGAACACTTTCTGCACACAAGGCACCGTTCTAAgggctttacatatattacattaaCCTCACAACAACCTATGAGGTGGCTACATTTTTTAACCTCATTtcacatatgagaaaactgaaattaggTTAATTTGTCCAATGTCACTCAGTTAGTGGAGTTGTCAGGGATTGAAACCCTATCAGACTCTACTGCTCCTACAGTTAACTACTCTGCTATACTGAGTCCCACAGTGTGATAGGAAGGTTATAAAAGGCATTCAACAGATGCCCCATTAACTAAGTGAATGAGATGAACGACGTAAGGCAGGAGTctagcagaaaaaaaatcattctaagcACTTGGTGTATAGCTAGAAGAGTGCATCAAAGAAATGATTTATGatctttaaaatttcagaacGTTCCAACAGTTTTAATCTTAATATTACTGAACCAAATTAACACCAATACATACAATAATCATTGGCAGAAGAGTATAACTTATCCGCAAGTATCTGCAATAAGACCACAGTTCATTTAataatcccccccccccaccttgaCAATTCTCCTCTGAGAGACTACAAGAACCTAGGATCCTAAAAGCAAAAAGTAAACCCAAGTCTGGTAACAGAATTCTGTAAAGAATGGTGCTACAGATGTCCACAGAGAGACCTCGTACCTATCCTATAGGTTAAGTACCTAGCTGGGAGCTAGACTATGAGACAAGGTTCAGGTCCAACTTTTGTGTTTCACCAAAATAGTAACATACCACTAATTACTTTAGACACTGCCAGTTCTACCATCACTCATCAGTTCTTGATACCTCTCCCTACAGACCTCACAAGTTTGCTGATGTTGACATTATTAAACCATTCACACTAGCAGCATTACTCAACAGGAAGTTGAAAACTAACAAACCTAGGGCACAATCCAGAGTTGAGAAAATGAACCAGGTGACCAGGTGTATCAATCTATTTAACTCCTTCACTTAGATCCAGCAATTCTGACCCTCACAAGCAAACCTGGAATAtgcaaaaaaatacaattatccTTACAGTTTATGTACCATACAAAACAAGgccctttctttttattaaaaaatgcacTCTGGAAAGACTTGAACCCCGTAGTACATCGAttctaaagttaaaagaaaatacgAGGAAACATCTCGCTCCTTCCACATTCACCCAACGGGCGCAGAACACACTAGACCACTCCCCCGCCTCTAGGTTCCACTGCCCAGGGTGCCGGGATCTGAGCTCTCGCGCCCTGGGGCCCGGCCAAGCCCACTCGTGTCAGTCCAAGTCTGAAGACGAGGCTACGTTGCTAGGAACAAAAGGGCTCCCTCTCGAGCGATACCTCAGAACTGAATCAGATTcttgcaaaaacagaaaaaaaggaggaagataGGGCCCGCCTGCGGCTCCGCAGACCGGGAGCACCGCAACCACGCGCCAGCCCCCGACCCTGCAGCCGGCCGCCCCGAGGTTGGACCGGTAATTCGACCGCCGTGCCGGGCTCCGCCCCGGGCCCGAGACCGTTCCGGGGCGTTCCTCCCGTGGGCGGCGCCTCCCTCAACACACCGCCACTTGGCTCTCTTCTGCCCGAGCGAAGTTGCGGCCGCCCCGCGACACCGAAGCCGCAGCTCCCAGGCCGCGCGGGCCCGCGACTTCCAGAGCGGCCTGGCAGGCCGGATTCTTCCCCGCAGGCTCCGGAACGCCCTCGCTACCACTCCAGGCCCTTACCGAGGCAGCGCGGCCTCCACGGCCCGCTCCTCCTAATCCTCAGCCGCCGCCACAGACCCAGCGTCGCGGAGACCGGAACTTCCTCCGCGCCGGGCCGCTGCCTCCACAAAGGCGCCGCACCGCCGCCTTCAGCGCTCGGCCCgccgggatatggagtacagcgtAGAGTTGCGCCGACACCACTCCCGCCATGCCCCGCGCGTTGGGAGGCGAGGGATGTGTGCCCGCGGGGGCGGGGCGTGAGGGCGCGATGCTCGCCGGACTCCAATGGGAGGACGCGCTTCCCCGCCCCGGGACTACTGGGGGTTTTAGCTTGGCTCTGGCCTGCGGCTGCCTGTCCTCCTTCGTTCCTTTTGGAGTTGAGGTCTTCTCGAGGTTTGCTCACGGCCAGGAGCGTGGATACGACACTGGCCTGCCTATTGTCCGTTAGTGAGCAGGAAATAAAAGGGAGCCTTCTTCCGCCAAAGTCTTCCGGGGAAGGGGTGCTGCTGGCCCTTCCATTCCAGGAGCTTAGCCCTTTTGCCCAAGACCCAGCATAGGTGTGAGAGAAGTACTTGAATTAGGGAAGCAGTAGTAACCAGAGGTTCGTCTCTTTTTCATTCTGATGGGTTTCCAAGTTAGGTATACCCAGGTCAAGAATGCCAGATGGATGGATATTAGTTATGTTAAAGATTCAGCAGCCCTACCTCTAAAGGAAAACGCACCCAGCTTCCACAGGGCCTTGCTAACTCTCAGGCAATAAATCTGGCCAAGAGTGACTTGGGCGAGGTCACAGAGGTATTGGAAGCTATCTACAAATCAGCCATCTAGTGGAAAACGGGGCATCACAGCTTTCAGTTCACAGCTCACTTCCAGAATCTCCTTCCAGCTAATGTTCTTCAAGTGGCCAGCTCCAGGCTTTCAGGTGGGTTGTCTACAATGTTGAAATGCTTGCTGATTCCAGCCAACTGGTGTCCCTGTCAGTGGACCCTTAGGGAAAGTAACCTGATTTTATAGCCTAAAGTCAACAGCATGAGATCAAAGAAGTCTGCTGCCAGAAAAACCTATAAAGCATTCTAATAAAGCAAACCTCATCTGTAGAGAAAGGAGGTCGTTGGCTTAAGTAGTCTTTAAAGTTACCTTCCCACTTTTCAGGCATCTTGTCTGGAAGTCATTTCTTCATTCAAGaactatatgaagaaaacaaagtaaactgTATGAAGTACCTGCTGTGTGTCAAGCACTGTATCAGGAGCTGGggatacaggaaaaaaacaaagccgATAAACTTTGCTGCCCTAGGGGAGATGGGGTTGGCGATAGTTATTGGAGACAgcaaattaaataagatatacaATCTCTGCAGAAATGAGTTTAGTTTCTGTAAGGAGGGAAATGGAAAGCTGTTGGAGGGCTCTAAATAGGATAATACCATGACTTGCCTTCCCTGTTAAtaggatccctctggctgctctgGAGAATAGGCTGAAGGTGGGAAGGGCAGAAGCAGAGCATCTGGTTAAGACGGTTGCAACAATACAACCACAGATGGATGGTACTTGTACCTGTGTGGTCACAGTGGAAACAGGAGACGACTGGgatgagggaagagagggaatgTGGAGAAGCAGTTTTTGTAGAAAGAGCAGGTGCTTAGTTTTGGGTAGGTTGAGTTTCCCATGCCTAGTAGACCTGGAATTGGCAATTAGATACATCAGTCTGAAGTTCAGGATAAAGATCagagttagaaatgcaaatgtggGAGGTAtcgggcggccggatggctcagttggttagagtgcgagctcttaacaacaaggttgccggttcaattctcacatgggatgatgggctgcgccttctgcaactaagattgaaaatggcgactggacttggagctgaactgcgccctccacaactagattgaagaacaatgacttgacttgaagctgatgggccctggaaaatcacactgttctccaataaaaaaattatgtaataaaaaaatgtgggaggtatcacgataccgcTCATGCCAGTATCTAAAGTCATGAGCTTGAATGGGAAGATTGGAGAGCTGAGTGCCAGCCCTGAGACCTGGGGCACACCAGCACTAC
This Rhinolophus sinicus isolate RSC01 linkage group LG10, ASM3656204v1, whole genome shotgun sequence DNA region includes the following protein-coding sequences:
- the LOC141567206 gene encoding uncharacterized protein LOC141567206 produces the protein MNDEQKGSLSSDTSELNQILAKTEKKEEDRARLRLRRPGAPQPRASPRPCSRPPRGWTGNSTAVPGSAPGPRPFRGVPPVGGASLNTPPLGSLLPERSCGRPATPKPQLPGRAGPRLPERPGRPDSSPQAPERPRYHSRPLPRQRGLHGPLLLILSRRHRPSVAETGTSSAPGRCLHKGAAPPPSALGPPGYGVQRRVAPTPLPPCPARWEARDVCPRGRGVRARCSPDSNGRTRFPAPGLLGVLAWLWPAAACPPSFLLELRSSRGLLTARSVDTTLACLLSVSEQEIKGSLLPPKSSGEGVLLALPFQELSPFAQDPA